Proteins from a genomic interval of Flammeovirgaceae bacterium SG7u.111:
- a CDS encoding GH3 auxin-responsive promoter family protein, which produces MSFINSFFNWVMGRRMNQIERFMLKPYEAQEQVFHHLVSTARHTEWGKKYGYSEINSIDKFKERVPISTYEELFPYIDRLMHGEQFLLWPTKVTWFSKSSGTTNARSKFIPITEESLEDCHYKAGKDMMSIYVTRNPETNLFTGKNIGIGGTYQRSEKNPDMFYGDVSAVIMKNLPMWAEFMRTPGLDIALMDKWEEKIEKMARATIKEDVVSISGVPTWTLVLLERILEITGKKDITEVWPNIELFSHGAVAFKPYRETFKKLIPSSNMHYLELYNASEGFFGVQDTNEPDEMLLMLDYGVFYEFIPMEEFEKENPKTLWIDEVEVGKNYAMVISTNGGLWRYKIGDTIRFTSKEPFRFKITGRTKHFINAFGEEVIIENAEAAITEASKTTGAQVANFTAGPIYLEAGKKGGHEWVIEFDKAPDDTTKFDESLDKILRDVNSDYDAKRYQDIALVAPTIHHVPKGTFYDWMKKRGKLGGQHKVPRLSNNREYLDDILEMLKVRN; this is translated from the coding sequence ATGTCTTTTATCAATTCTTTTTTTAATTGGGTAATGGGGAGACGAATGAACCAAATAGAACGGTTCATGCTGAAACCCTATGAAGCGCAGGAGCAAGTTTTCCATCATTTGGTAAGCACGGCAAGGCACACCGAATGGGGAAAAAAATATGGATATTCAGAAATAAATTCGATAGACAAATTCAAGGAGCGCGTACCTATTTCTACCTACGAAGAGCTGTTCCCCTACATAGACAGGCTGATGCACGGCGAGCAATTTTTGCTCTGGCCCACCAAAGTCACTTGGTTTTCCAAGTCATCGGGTACAACCAACGCCCGAAGCAAGTTCATCCCCATTACCGAAGAATCGCTAGAAGACTGCCACTACAAGGCGGGCAAAGACATGATGTCCATCTACGTGACCCGCAATCCAGAAACCAACCTTTTTACAGGAAAAAACATAGGGATAGGCGGCACCTACCAGCGTAGCGAGAAAAACCCCGATATGTTTTACGGAGACGTTTCGGCGGTGATCATGAAAAACCTACCGATGTGGGCGGAGTTCATGCGCACCCCAGGTTTGGACATAGCCCTTATGGACAAGTGGGAAGAAAAAATAGAAAAGATGGCTCGGGCAACCATTAAAGAAGACGTTGTCAGCATTTCGGGCGTACCTACTTGGACGCTCGTTTTGTTAGAAAGAATTTTAGAGATCACAGGAAAGAAAGATATCACCGAAGTATGGCCCAATATTGAGCTATTCTCCCACGGTGCAGTGGCATTTAAGCCGTATAGGGAGACATTTAAAAAACTGATCCCGAGCAGCAACATGCACTATTTGGAGTTATACAATGCCTCGGAGGGCTTCTTTGGCGTGCAAGACACCAACGAGCCTGACGAGATGTTGCTCATGCTAGACTATGGCGTTTTCTACGAGTTCATCCCTATGGAAGAATTTGAAAAAGAAAACCCTAAAACGCTTTGGATAGATGAGGTGGAAGTAGGAAAAAACTACGCAATGGTGATCTCGACCAACGGAGGGCTGTGGCGCTACAAAATTGGCGATACTATCCGCTTTACGTCTAAAGAACCTTTCCGTTTCAAAATCACGGGAAGAACAAAGCATTTCATAAATGCCTTTGGCGAAGAGGTGATAATTGAAAATGCCGAAGCAGCCATTACCGAAGCAAGCAAGACCACGGGAGCGCAAGTAGCCAACTTTACCGCAGGTCCAATTTACTTGGAAGCGGGAAAAAAAGGCGGGCACGAATGGGTCATCGAGTTCGACAAAGCACCAGATGATACCACTAAATTCGATGAATCGCTCGATAAAATATTGCGGGATGTAAACTCCGACTACGATGCCAAGCGCTACCAAGACATCGCCCTCGTAGCACCTACCATCCACCACGTACCCAAAGGAACTTTTTACGATTGGATGAAAAAACGGGGCAAACTCGGTGGGCAACACAAAGTACCAAGGCTCTCCAACAACCGTGAATACCTAGACGATATTTTGGAAATGCTAAAGGTTAGGAATTAG
- a CDS encoding TonB-dependent receptor, producing the protein MAHKYYLTFITLFLLFSSQLFAQKITVSGKVTSAEDGEPLPGVNILEKGTQNGTATDIDGAFKVEVSNQNAVLQFSYVGFKNKDIIVSDQSFIEVELKLEVNTHYEVVVIGYGYSTKDKFTGAISKIDGEELNTLQVSSFEQGLQGRAAGVEVVRSSSAPNGGISMRIRGGNSILGGNEPLYVVDGFPIYSDNASSSAPNAGRPSQAVNALASINPNDIESVEVLKDASAAAIYGSRGANGVVLITTKKGIHGQPKVSYSGYYAVQSPAKKLDLINAQEFAQLANEASVNDGQSPDFVSDDPNDIFAKPELQGAGTDWQEELFRTTPMTNHHLSVSGGNEKARYYISGNYFNQQGILLGSDYWRGSFRSNVETDVSSKVTLGLNMMYSYSQSHLPQSESQGGNSSGVMNGVVAMPPVVPIFNPDGSYTLQNPVPNGTTTNNPLATARLTQDELLTQRMLATVFAKWNITEGLTFKTSFGTDQLGNERAIFHSKQTLLGSASNGRAAQSSRNLSSWLNENILTYRKFFGKHELEVLTAFTLQEQTNTGRLVESFDFANEQNGADFLQGGANPQIPQTSKAKWSLASWVGRLNYIFDDRYLFTLTGRADGSSKFGANNKWAFFPSAAFGWKISNEEFLEYSEVVDLLKWRISYGYTGNQEIAPYLSQANIIPANYPFNDALQTGTRIGRIPNPDLRWETTAMFNTGFDVELLGGKIDLTLDYYQNKTTDMLLEVTIPSSSGFKTAVQNSGSLENKGFEFTANYRLYEYEGFRMNIGGNFSLNRNKVLDLGESGAFYADNYTLYLNTTGSWVSPGQPIGVWRELEYDGVFRNQAELDAGPTRDGDVVGNMRFKDHSGDGKIDADDRAVIGDPNPNFIYGLSGEFGYKNFSLSLLFNGVEGADIRNVNRMQIATVGSYASQQREVLGRWTAENPNTDIPRASVLNNGAELQSSWQVEDGSYLRLSNVTLAYDFSSQVLKNVASSLQVYLSLQNPLLFTNYSGYDPEVNSAGQSNLLRGYDFNPYPRAKSIALGVNARF; encoded by the coding sequence ATGGCTCACAAATACTACCTAACGTTTATCACACTTTTTCTCCTTTTCTCCTCCCAACTTTTTGCACAAAAAATTACCGTTAGCGGTAAGGTGACTTCTGCGGAAGACGGCGAGCCTTTGCCAGGGGTAAACATTCTGGAAAAAGGGACTCAAAACGGAACGGCAACGGACATAGATGGAGCGTTTAAAGTCGAAGTTTCAAACCAAAATGCGGTACTGCAATTCAGTTATGTTGGGTTTAAAAACAAAGATATAATAGTCTCAGATCAAAGCTTCATAGAAGTTGAATTGAAGCTAGAAGTAAATACCCATTACGAAGTTGTGGTCATTGGCTACGGCTATTCGACCAAGGACAAATTCACAGGCGCTATTTCAAAAATTGATGGAGAAGAATTGAATACCCTACAAGTTTCGTCTTTTGAGCAAGGTTTGCAGGGAAGAGCTGCAGGTGTAGAAGTGGTTCGCTCCTCTTCTGCGCCAAATGGTGGTATTTCGATGCGGATTAGAGGGGGGAATTCGATTTTAGGAGGAAATGAACCCTTGTACGTGGTCGATGGCTTTCCCATTTATTCTGACAATGCCAGCAGCTCTGCCCCCAATGCGGGTCGCCCTTCCCAAGCGGTGAATGCCTTGGCTTCGATAAACCCTAATGATATTGAATCGGTAGAAGTGCTGAAAGATGCTTCGGCAGCTGCTATTTATGGCTCTCGCGGAGCAAACGGCGTGGTGCTGATTACGACTAAAAAAGGAATACATGGACAACCAAAAGTTTCATATAGCGGCTATTATGCGGTGCAGTCGCCAGCGAAAAAGTTGGATTTGATTAATGCCCAAGAGTTTGCCCAACTTGCCAACGAGGCTTCTGTGAACGATGGGCAATCGCCTGATTTTGTGAGCGATGACCCCAACGATATTTTTGCCAAACCCGAACTCCAAGGCGCAGGAACGGACTGGCAAGAGGAACTTTTCCGCACTACGCCCATGACCAACCACCACCTTTCGGTAAGTGGAGGAAATGAAAAAGCGAGGTATTACATTTCGGGAAATTACTTCAACCAACAAGGCATTTTACTCGGCTCGGATTATTGGAGAGGTTCGTTTAGGAGCAATGTGGAAACGGATGTTTCTTCCAAGGTCACCTTGGGCTTGAACATGATGTACAGCTACTCGCAAAGCCATTTGCCCCAGTCGGAAAGCCAAGGCGGAAACAGCTCGGGCGTGATGAACGGAGTGGTTGCCATGCCGCCCGTTGTCCCTATTTTCAACCCCGACGGGAGCTACACCCTGCAAAATCCCGTCCCCAACGGAACTACTACAAACAACCCACTCGCCACCGCAAGGCTTACTCAAGACGAGTTGCTCACCCAGCGGATGTTGGCTACCGTTTTTGCCAAGTGGAACATTACCGAAGGCTTGACTTTCAAAACCAGTTTTGGCACAGACCAACTCGGCAACGAACGGGCGATTTTCCATTCCAAACAAACCCTGCTTGGCTCGGCATCTAACGGCAGGGCAGCCCAAAGCAGCCGAAACCTCAGCTCTTGGCTCAACGAAAATATCCTGACGTATAGGAAGTTTTTTGGCAAGCACGAACTTGAAGTGTTAACGGCTTTTACCCTCCAAGAACAAACCAACACAGGACGCTTGGTGGAATCGTTCGACTTCGCCAACGAGCAAAACGGGGCGGATTTCCTCCAAGGCGGGGCGAATCCGCAAATCCCCCAAACTTCCAAAGCCAAGTGGTCGCTGGCTTCGTGGGTAGGAAGGCTCAACTATATTTTTGACGACCGCTATTTGTTCACTCTCACGGGCAGGGCGGACGGCTCATCTAAGTTTGGCGCAAACAACAAATGGGCGTTTTTCCCCTCCGCAGCCTTTGGTTGGAAAATTAGCAACGAAGAGTTTTTGGAGTACAGCGAAGTGGTCGATTTATTGAAATGGCGCATTAGCTATGGCTACACGGGCAACCAAGAAATTGCCCCGTACCTTTCCCAAGCCAACATTATTCCTGCCAATTACCCCTTCAACGATGCCCTGCAAACGGGAACAAGGATTGGGCGCATCCCCAACCCAGACCTGCGCTGGGAAACCACGGCAATGTTCAATACGGGGTTTGATGTAGAACTGCTTGGTGGAAAAATTGACCTAACACTGGATTATTACCAAAACAAAACCACTGACATGCTGTTGGAAGTGACCATTCCTTCTAGCTCGGGCTTCAAAACGGCGGTGCAAAACTCGGGGAGCTTGGAGAACAAAGGGTTTGAATTTACTGCAAATTATAGGCTGTATGAATACGAGGGCTTCCGCATGAACATTGGCGGCAACTTCTCCCTCAACCGAAACAAAGTGTTGGATTTGGGCGAAAGCGGGGCGTTTTATGCAGACAATTACACCCTTTACCTCAACACCACGGGAAGTTGGGTAAGCCCAGGGCAGCCCATTGGCGTATGGCGTGAGCTAGAATACGATGGCGTGTTCCGCAACCAAGCCGAGCTAGATGCTGGACCAACCCGAGACGGGGACGTGGTGGGCAACATGCGCTTCAAAGACCACAGCGGAGATGGAAAAATTGATGCCGACGACCGAGCGGTAATCGGCGACCCTAACCCCAATTTCATTTATGGCCTTAGCGGAGAATTTGGATACAAAAACTTCTCGCTGAGCCTCTTGTTCAACGGCGTGGAAGGGGCGGACATTCGCAACGTGAACCGCATGCAAATAGCCACGGTGGGCAGCTATGCCAGCCAGCAGCGGGAAGTATTGGGCAGATGGACGGCGGAAAACCCGAACACGGACATTCCAAGAGCATCGGTGCTCAACAACGGTGCGGAACTGCAATCGTCGTGGCAAGTGGAAGACGGAAGCTACCTCCGCCTAAGCAATGTCACCCTCGCCTACGATTTTTCCAGCCAAGTGCTCAAAAATGTGGCTAGCAGCCTTCAGGTCTATCTTTCCCTCCAAAACCCACTGCTTTTTACCAACTACTCTGGCTACGACCCCGAGGTGAACAGTGCGGGGCAAAGCAATTTGCTTAGAGGCTACGATTTTAATCCGTATCCAAGGGCAAAGTCAATCGCTTTGGGGGTGAATGCTAGGTTTTGA
- the lptB gene encoding LPS export ABC transporter ATP-binding protein, translating to MILRGDGLIKKYKGRAVVNDVSVKVEQGEIVGLLGPNGAGKTTSFYIIVGLIKPNKGTVLLDDKDITDLPMYQRAKLGVGYLAQEPSVFRGLSVEENILAPLQMTKMPRKQQIEKMEELLEEFSLTHVRKNKGMVLSGGERRRTEIARALAVDPKFVLLDEPFAGVDPIAVEEIQRIVWKLRHRNIGILITDHNVTETLSITSRAYILSEGKILKDGTPEDLVEDDLVKRTYLGTQYEFKRKFFD from the coding sequence ATGATTCTAAGGGGAGACGGACTTATCAAAAAATATAAGGGCAGAGCCGTGGTAAACGACGTTTCTGTAAAAGTAGAACAGGGAGAAATCGTTGGGCTATTAGGACCAAACGGTGCTGGGAAAACCACCTCGTTTTACATAATAGTTGGACTTATAAAACCTAACAAAGGCACGGTACTTTTGGACGACAAAGACATTACCGACTTGCCCATGTACCAGCGCGCCAAATTGGGCGTAGGCTATCTGGCCCAAGAACCTTCGGTGTTTAGAGGGCTAAGCGTGGAAGAAAACATCCTTGCCCCGCTGCAAATGACCAAGATGCCACGCAAGCAGCAAATTGAGAAAATGGAAGAATTGCTGGAGGAATTTAGCCTCACACATGTCCGAAAAAACAAGGGCATGGTGCTTTCGGGTGGAGAACGAAGAAGAACGGAGATAGCCCGAGCCTTGGCCGTAGACCCCAAATTTGTCTTGCTCGATGAGCCTTTTGCCGGGGTTGACCCCATTGCCGTTGAGGAAATCCAACGAATTGTCTGGAAGCTTCGCCACCGAAATATCGGTATCCTCATCACCGACCACAACGTAACCGAAACGCTTTCTATCACTAGCCGTGCCTACATCCTTTCGGAAGGAAAAATATTGAAAGACGGTACGCCAGAAGATTTGGTAGAGGATGATCTGGTAAAAAGGACGTATCTTGGAACGCAATACGAATTCAAACGTAAGTTCTTCGATTAG
- a CDS encoding TM2 domain-containing protein, which produces MNRKLLTRLPQAESEEMLNLEIATRDLSDEQVDTFIHIYKAKRKEPQTILLLNLLAIVGVGGIHRFLLNQVGMGILYLLTGGLCLIGTIIDAINYKKLTNDYNEKMMMETLSIVERSF; this is translated from the coding sequence ATGAATAGAAAACTGTTGACCAGATTGCCCCAAGCGGAGTCAGAAGAGATGCTTAACCTCGAAATAGCCACCCGTGACCTTTCCGATGAACAAGTGGATACTTTTATCCATATCTACAAAGCAAAGCGAAAAGAGCCGCAGACCATTTTGCTCTTAAATTTGCTGGCTATTGTTGGGGTAGGGGGCATTCACCGTTTTTTGCTCAACCAAGTGGGAATGGGGATTTTGTACCTCCTTACAGGCGGGCTTTGCCTCATAGGGACCATTATAGATGCCATCAACTATAAAAAGCTGACCAACGATTATAATGAAAAAATGATGATGGAAACGTTGTCTATTGTAGAAAGGTCATTTTAG
- a CDS encoding DUF2752 domain-containing protein, giving the protein MKENIGRFGMVKNRRLFTFIKNNFELISWSVALCYLAFSNPDAPHYTLCAFKLVGFDHCPGCGIGHAISYAFKGEIKASFASHPLGLFAVAVILSRIYILSKSITKKRTHSDE; this is encoded by the coding sequence ATGAAAGAAAATATTGGCAGGTTTGGCATGGTTAAGAACCGAAGGCTTTTTACTTTTATTAAAAATAACTTTGAGCTGATAAGTTGGTCAGTTGCTTTGTGCTACCTTGCCTTTAGCAATCCGGATGCGCCTCATTACACCTTGTGTGCATTCAAGTTGGTAGGGTTTGACCACTGCCCAGGTTGTGGAATAGGTCATGCGATAAGTTATGCTTTTAAAGGAGAAATAAAAGCTTCCTTTGCCAGCCACCCGCTTGGCTTGTTTGCCGTAGCGGTGATCCTTTCTAGGATATATATTCTTTCTAAATCAATTACTAAAAAAAGAACTCACTCAGATGAATAG
- the fmt gene encoding methionyl-tRNA formyltransferase, which produces MKDLRIIYMGTPEFAVPGLDALVENGFNVVAVITAPDKPAGRGRKIKESPVKEAAVKHNLPVLQPTNLKSPEFLEELKSYDANLQVVVAFRMLPVAVWDMPEIGTFNLHASLLPDYRGAAPINWAIMNGETETGITTFFLKHEIDTGDILFQETEPIHEDDNVGSLYERLMKKGAGLVVKTVQAIGEDNINPFPQKEFDPSKKAPKIFKETCEIDFSQPTKKVYDFIRGLSPYPAAWTTLNGKNCKIYKATKLVGKEGSEPILTDNKTFVQLRCADGYINVETLQLEGKKRMNIEDFLRGNKL; this is translated from the coding sequence ATGAAAGACCTACGAATTATATACATGGGCACGCCCGAATTTGCCGTGCCCGGGCTGGATGCTTTAGTTGAAAACGGATTCAACGTGGTGGCGGTCATCACTGCACCCGATAAGCCTGCTGGGCGAGGAAGGAAAATTAAGGAGTCGCCCGTGAAAGAAGCAGCGGTGAAGCATAACTTGCCCGTACTCCAACCTACCAACCTGAAGTCACCAGAATTTTTGGAAGAACTGAAAAGCTACGATGCCAACCTGCAAGTGGTGGTAGCGTTCCGCATGTTGCCCGTTGCCGTTTGGGACATGCCCGAAATAGGCACGTTCAACCTCCACGCCTCCCTCCTGCCCGATTACCGAGGAGCAGCCCCCATCAACTGGGCAATTATGAACGGGGAAACCGAAACGGGAATCACCACCTTTTTCCTCAAACATGAAATAGACACAGGAGACATCCTTTTCCAAGAAACCGAACCCATCCACGAAGACGACAACGTTGGCTCGCTCTACGAGCGATTGATGAAAAAAGGAGCGGGCTTGGTGGTAAAAACCGTGCAAGCCATCGGCGAGGACAATATCAACCCTTTTCCCCAAAAGGAATTTGACCCTAGCAAAAAAGCACCAAAAATCTTCAAGGAAACTTGCGAGATTGATTTCAGCCAGCCCACCAAAAAAGTCTATGATTTTATCCGTGGACTTTCCCCTTACCCCGCTGCTTGGACTACACTCAATGGGAAAAACTGCAAAATCTACAAGGCAACGAAGCTGGTAGGAAAAGAAGGCTCAGAACCCATCCTGACCGATAATAAAACATTTGTACAATTACGCTGCGCCGATGGTTACATCAACGTGGAAACGCTTCAGCTTGAGGGCAAAAAGCGGATGAACATCGAGGATTTTTTGAGGGGAAATAAGTTGTGA
- a CDS encoding putative porin produces the protein MKRFFTLSLSCFLFFAAQAQEKTLQEKLKFTADFRFRVEEDWDSRKSDGSYRDNRTRFRYRARFGFNYQHNEWAKVGMRIRTGLQNHQQDPQLTLGTGYEEFGTLPIGFEKIFFQANHKWLTAWAGKNTFPFEKQNELFWSDNVYPEGVYFGSKFPIESPAIGSIKLNMGHFIVSSAGKALADDRYFQGIQVVTTHFDQRLKLYPSFYYFNRMPDIPDDKGTYELNYSIFHLGAKIKISDKPAISVGLDYYNNLEDLGANDSIPAKLKDQKRGLVGSLIFGNFEEKGDWTLRLYYTYLERYAAVDFLAQNDWTRWDYSNAGSPAGRLTNFKGVEFKAGYVVSKNFKVNMRYFVVEQILPYGDALETGNRVRFDLDIGF, from the coding sequence ATGAAAAGATTTTTTACGCTATCACTTAGCTGTTTTTTGTTTTTTGCAGCTCAAGCTCAAGAAAAAACACTCCAAGAAAAATTAAAATTCACCGCCGATTTCCGCTTTAGGGTAGAAGAAGATTGGGACTCGCGCAAGTCGGACGGTAGCTATCGGGACAACCGGACAAGGTTCAGGTATAGGGCAAGGTTTGGGTTCAACTATCAGCACAACGAGTGGGCAAAAGTGGGGATGCGCATCCGGACAGGGCTGCAAAACCATCAGCAAGATCCGCAACTGACACTCGGCACAGGCTACGAGGAGTTTGGTACGTTGCCCATAGGATTTGAAAAGATATTCTTCCAAGCCAACCACAAATGGCTTACGGCTTGGGCGGGTAAAAATACCTTCCCTTTCGAAAAGCAAAATGAGCTTTTCTGGAGTGATAATGTCTATCCCGAAGGTGTGTATTTTGGTTCGAAGTTTCCAATAGAATCACCAGCAATCGGAAGCATAAAATTGAACATGGGGCATTTTATAGTTAGCTCGGCTGGAAAAGCATTGGCCGACGATAGGTATTTCCAAGGAATACAAGTTGTGACTACGCATTTTGACCAGCGATTGAAGCTTTACCCAAGTTTTTATTATTTCAACCGAATGCCCGATATTCCAGATGATAAAGGGACGTATGAACTCAATTATTCTATCTTCCACCTTGGGGCAAAAATCAAAATAAGCGATAAACCTGCTATTTCGGTCGGGCTAGATTATTACAACAATTTGGAAGACCTAGGGGCGAACGATTCTATTCCTGCTAAGCTCAAAGACCAAAAGCGAGGGCTGGTTGGTAGTCTCATTTTCGGGAACTTTGAAGAAAAAGGTGATTGGACACTAAGGTTGTATTATACCTATTTGGAGCGCTATGCTGCAGTGGATTTTTTGGCTCAAAATGATTGGACTAGGTGGGACTATTCAAATGCAGGTTCGCCGGCAGGAAGGCTAACTAACTTTAAGGGGGTTGAGTTTAAGGCAGGGTACGTGGTCAGCAAAAACTTCAAAGTGAATATGCGCTATTTTGTAGTGGAACAAATTCTTCCTTACGGAGATGCATTGGAAACAGGGAATAGGGTTCGTTTCGACTTAGATATTGGGTTTTAA
- the pruA gene encoding L-glutamate gamma-semialdehyde dehydrogenase — MPKGIYKVPNPKNEPVLSYAPGSPEKAKVKAALAELKSKELDVPMYIGGEEIRTDNKVRISPPHEHKFTLGHYHEGDASHVEQAINAALGARKFWEKLSWEQRASIFLKAADLIAGPYRAKMNAATMLGQSKNIYQAEIDSACEMIDFLRFNVHYMAQIYSEQPDSTPSVWNRLEHRPLEGFIFAITPFNFTAIAGNLPTAPAMMGNTVVWKPAKTQIYSAKVLMEVFREAGVPAGVINLIYADGPEAGEVVFNHPDFAGLHFTGSTGVFQTLWKTIGANIAKYKTYPRIVGETGGKDFVIAHKSADAKELATALVRGAFEFQGQKCSAASRAYIPSNLWEDVKKYMQEDLESIKVGSPENFTNFMTAVIDEKSFDKISKYIDGAKESPLVEVIAGGGYDKSEGYFIEPTVLKVEDNQYTTMCEEIFGPVLSIFVYSQELFEDALYLVNNTSPYALTGAVFSKDRYAIELATEKLTHAAGNFYINDKPTGAVVGQQPFGGSRASGTNDKAGSILNLLRWVSPRTIKETFVPPTDYRYPFLGEE; from the coding sequence ATGCCAAAAGGAATTTATAAAGTACCCAATCCCAAAAATGAACCCGTATTAAGCTACGCACCGGGCAGTCCTGAAAAAGCAAAGGTAAAAGCTGCTTTGGCTGAGTTAAAATCGAAAGAACTGGATGTGCCCATGTACATAGGAGGTGAGGAAATACGGACTGATAATAAAGTCAGAATATCTCCTCCACACGAGCATAAATTCACTTTAGGCCATTATCACGAAGGTGATGCCTCGCACGTAGAGCAGGCGATCAACGCAGCACTTGGAGCAAGAAAGTTTTGGGAAAAGCTCTCTTGGGAACAAAGAGCAAGTATTTTCTTGAAAGCTGCCGATTTGATAGCCGGGCCTTACCGAGCAAAGATGAACGCGGCAACCATGCTGGGGCAGTCCAAAAATATCTACCAAGCAGAAATTGATTCAGCTTGCGAGATGATCGATTTTTTACGCTTCAATGTGCACTACATGGCACAGATTTACTCAGAGCAACCTGACTCTACACCAAGTGTTTGGAACAGGTTAGAGCACCGTCCGTTGGAAGGTTTCATCTTTGCCATCACCCCGTTCAATTTCACTGCCATTGCTGGCAACTTGCCAACAGCTCCCGCCATGATGGGCAACACCGTGGTGTGGAAACCTGCCAAAACGCAAATCTATTCCGCCAAAGTGCTCATGGAAGTATTCAGAGAAGCTGGCGTGCCCGCCGGTGTTATCAACCTGATCTACGCTGATGGCCCTGAAGCTGGTGAGGTTGTTTTCAATCATCCTGACTTTGCAGGCTTGCACTTTACGGGCAGCACAGGCGTATTCCAAACACTTTGGAAAACCATAGGCGCAAACATTGCCAAGTACAAAACCTACCCACGTATAGTTGGAGAAACCGGTGGAAAGGACTTCGTGATCGCCCATAAATCTGCCGATGCTAAGGAGTTGGCTACCGCTTTGGTGAGAGGAGCGTTCGAATTCCAAGGGCAAAAATGCTCTGCGGCTTCAAGGGCTTACATCCCTAGCAACCTGTGGGAAGATGTGAAGAAATACATGCAGGAAGACTTAGAAAGTATTAAAGTGGGCTCTCCGGAGAACTTTACCAACTTCATGACAGCGGTGATAGACGAAAAGTCTTTCGACAAAATAAGTAAGTACATAGACGGGGCAAAGGAATCTCCACTAGTAGAAGTGATTGCTGGCGGTGGCTACGACAAATCGGAGGGCTACTTCATAGAGCCAACTGTATTAAAAGTAGAAGACAACCAATATACCACCATGTGTGAGGAGATTTTCGGTCCAGTGCTTTCAATCTTTGTCTATAGCCAAGAGCTGTTTGAAGATGCGCTGTACCTCGTAAATAATACTTCCCCTTATGCGCTTACAGGTGCTGTTTTCTCTAAAGACAGGTACGCTATAGAATTGGCTACAGAAAAACTGACCCATGCAGCGGGCAACTTCTACATAAACGACAAGCCAACTGGCGCAGTGGTAGGGCAACAACCCTTCGGTGGTTCAAGAGCATCTGGCACCAATGACAAAGCTGGTTCTATCTTGAACCTCTTGCGTTGGGTTTCCCCACGTACCATCAAAGAAACCTTTGTTCCTCCAACAGATTACCGTTACCCATTCTTGGGCGAGGAGTAG
- a CDS encoding DUF4259 domain-containing protein, translating into MGAWGNGNFQNDHAGDWLVDLMQSSNKLETIKETINSSLTVKSVLDEDKIYKALAAIEVVAISLNNPPADFQELPKKFKKGISKIKVPDSFVPFTKKSLDVIIDIMYVWYKTEWKPEEMAVEESITIFNQNYLITLNDLKKRLSSDLDE; encoded by the coding sequence ATGGGAGCATGGGGTAATGGCAACTTTCAAAATGATCATGCAGGTGACTGGTTGGTAGACTTAATGCAGTCATCTAATAAACTTGAGACGATAAAAGAAACGATAAACTCTTCCTTAACTGTGAAAAGTGTGTTAGATGAAGACAAAATCTACAAAGCATTGGCGGCGATAGAAGTCGTGGCTATTTCATTGAATAACCCACCTGCAGATTTCCAAGAACTTCCAAAAAAATTCAAAAAGGGTATTTCCAAAATTAAAGTACCAGATTCGTTTGTGCCTTTCACTAAAAAGTCTCTTGATGTAATTATTGACATTATGTATGTTTGGTATAAAACAGAATGGAAACCAGAAGAGATGGCCGTAGAAGAATCAATTACAATTTTTAATCAAAATTACTTGATAACGCTTAATGATTTAAAAAAGAGGTTGTCTTCTGATTTAGATGAGTAA